A window of Paenibacillus polygoni contains these coding sequences:
- a CDS encoding M20 family metallo-hydrolase, whose product MSEPSLIKSTEADREATFAASCHLLHELLEELSNIGKAEEGGMTRLLYSSSWLKAQQYLQHVMQGKGLVTSYDQSGNLYALLEGTDENGRHKPLFTGSHIDTVISGGKFDGALGVAAGMVALLYLNEVYGPPVRSLAAVSLCEEEGSRFPFAFWGSRSVTGSNDWSAAGNLKDAEGIRMLEAAEICGFGPNSSYPVRPFEPDGYLELHIEQGAVLERTGTSIGIVTDIVGQKRLDVMITGEANHAGTTPMHYRKDALIGATEMIVRIHELALSYGDPLVATVGTMELLPGAVNVVPGKVSFTLDIRHTDKGIMDRFILEALLIISASAARNRLHAEWQEHLSVDPVAMDEGWIERIQNACEALDFSYRKMPSGAGHDAQIFAEVCKAAMIFVPSQNGLSHHPEEFTSEEEINQGFRVLVEMLYQYGYRGKTDE is encoded by the coding sequence ATGTCTGAACCTTCCCTCATTAAAAGTACCGAAGCAGACAGAGAAGCCACATTTGCCGCTTCTTGTCACCTCCTTCATGAACTACTTGAGGAACTTTCGAATATCGGAAAAGCCGAGGAAGGCGGAATGACTAGGCTCTTGTATTCCTCTTCCTGGCTGAAGGCGCAGCAGTATCTTCAACATGTTATGCAGGGAAAAGGCCTTGTCACTTCCTATGATCAATCCGGGAATTTATACGCACTGCTCGAAGGTACAGACGAAAACGGTCGCCATAAGCCATTGTTTACAGGGTCGCATATCGATACCGTGATTTCGGGAGGCAAGTTCGATGGTGCACTCGGTGTTGCAGCGGGGATGGTTGCTCTTCTGTATCTGAATGAAGTATACGGGCCTCCGGTTCGATCACTTGCAGCGGTGTCCTTATGTGAGGAAGAAGGAAGTCGATTTCCGTTTGCTTTCTGGGGTTCGAGAAGTGTCACGGGATCTAACGATTGGAGTGCTGCAGGCAACCTGAAAGATGCGGAAGGAATCCGTATGCTCGAAGCAGCTGAAATCTGTGGATTCGGACCGAATTCATCTTACCCCGTGAGACCCTTCGAGCCGGATGGATATCTGGAACTTCATATTGAACAGGGGGCTGTGCTTGAGAGAACGGGCACGTCGATCGGCATCGTTACCGATATCGTTGGACAGAAACGTCTTGATGTAATGATCACCGGTGAAGCCAATCATGCCGGAACAACTCCTATGCATTACCGAAAAGATGCGCTTATCGGTGCAACCGAGATGATCGTTCGAATCCATGAGCTTGCGCTTTCTTATGGTGACCCGTTGGTAGCTACTGTCGGTACGATGGAGCTCCTGCCGGGGGCAGTTAATGTCGTTCCTGGAAAAGTATCATTCACTTTGGATATCCGGCACACGGACAAAGGAATTATGGATCGTTTTATATTGGAGGCGCTTCTGATCATATCCGCATCCGCGGCACGTAACAGATTGCATGCAGAGTGGCAGGAGCATTTGTCGGTAGACCCTGTGGCTATGGATGAAGGATGGATAGAGCGGATTCAGAATGCTTGTGAAGCACTTGATTTCTCATACCGTAAAATGCCGAGCGGCGCAGGGCATGATGCACAGATTTTTGCGGAGGTATGCAAGGCAGCGATGATATTTGTACCTAGTCAGAACGGTCTCAGTCATCATCCTGAGGAATTCACCTCAGAGGAAGAGATTAATCAAGGGTTCAGAGTGCTTGTAGAAATGCTGTACCAATATGGCTACAGGGGGAAGACAGATGAATAA
- the allB gene encoding allantoinase AllB, with amino-acid sequence MPKKFDVIIQGGRVVLPHGVEKVDIGIQDGVITAIAPELDADEAAILYSAHDQLVFPGVVDAHVHFNEPGLAEWEGFETGSAALAAGGITTYIDMPLNGVPPTTTRHGWESKLSAASGKSYVDYALWGGLVKNNEAELRFLAESGAAGFKAFMSEPGGEGEEIFTRTDDKALIRGMSVIASLGGVLALHAESNEMTDALAFARISKGRVGAEDYLASRPPEAEAEAVTRALMYAKETGCRLHFVHISTARSVELITEAKRSGLDVTVETCPHYLVLTEEDVVSKGAAYKCAPPLRSKQEQDLLWETLLSGSIDMIASDHSPCPPSMKDTDNFFQVWGGIAGAQSTLLLMLEEAHLKRDVPLPLLASLLAAGPARRFGLGSCKGEIALGKDADFAIVSLNESYTLTQKEIRYRHPISPYIDHTFSCKIKATFSRGIQIYDDLHGLTNQRRGQFIPSVPSKVAAEEGDVYV; translated from the coding sequence ATGCCGAAAAAATTTGATGTCATCATCCAAGGTGGCCGTGTTGTTTTACCCCATGGTGTGGAAAAAGTGGACATCGGCATCCAGGATGGAGTTATTACTGCAATCGCTCCTGAGTTAGATGCAGATGAAGCTGCTATCCTATACTCTGCTCACGATCAGCTTGTATTTCCGGGTGTGGTAGATGCACATGTTCATTTTAATGAACCTGGATTAGCAGAGTGGGAAGGATTTGAGACGGGTTCTGCCGCGCTTGCTGCAGGCGGAATAACTACATATATTGATATGCCGCTGAATGGTGTTCCCCCGACGACCACGAGGCATGGCTGGGAATCCAAACTGTCAGCTGCGAGCGGAAAAAGCTATGTAGATTATGCTTTATGGGGTGGGCTTGTTAAGAACAATGAAGCGGAATTACGTTTTCTTGCCGAATCAGGCGCGGCAGGATTTAAAGCCTTTATGTCTGAACCTGGCGGAGAAGGAGAGGAGATTTTTACTCGAACCGATGATAAGGCACTGATTCGCGGGATGTCTGTGATTGCGAGTCTTGGCGGGGTGCTTGCCCTTCATGCAGAGAGTAATGAAATGACAGATGCACTTGCCTTTGCGCGAATCTCCAAAGGAAGAGTAGGGGCAGAAGATTATTTGGCTTCCCGGCCACCAGAAGCGGAAGCAGAAGCAGTGACTCGCGCACTCATGTACGCCAAAGAAACAGGATGCAGACTTCATTTTGTTCATATCAGCACGGCTAGGTCTGTAGAGCTTATTACAGAAGCGAAGCGCAGCGGTCTTGATGTTACGGTAGAGACTTGTCCTCATTACTTGGTGCTGACAGAGGAGGATGTTGTAAGCAAGGGTGCGGCTTATAAATGTGCACCTCCTCTTCGCAGTAAGCAGGAACAGGATCTATTATGGGAAACTCTCCTGTCTGGCAGTATTGATATGATCGCATCCGACCATTCCCCGTGCCCTCCCTCCATGAAAGATACGGACAATTTCTTTCAGGTGTGGGGCGGGATTGCAGGAGCGCAGAGTACGTTACTGCTGATGCTTGAAGAAGCTCACTTGAAGCGGGATGTACCTCTTCCGCTGCTCGCTTCTTTACTCGCAGCAGGACCGGCTAGACGCTTTGGACTGGGTTCATGTAAAGGAGAGATCGCGCTAGGTAAAGATGCTGATTTTGCAATTGTAAGTTTGAACGAATCGTATACACTTACACAGAAAGAAATCAGGTACCGGCATCCGATATCACCCTATATAGATCATACATTCTCATGCAAGATCAAGGCGACTTTTAGCAGGGGAATTCAAATTTATGACGACCTGCACGGATTGACCAATCAAAGACGGGGCCAGTTTATTCCTTCCGTGCCGTCTAAAGTGGCCGCGGAGGAGGGGGATGTTTATGTCTGA
- the uraH gene encoding hydroxyisourate hydrolase: MGGKLTTHVLDTSRGIPGSDMKVELYVIQEKQGVEQVVLLATRFTNADGRLDPPFLEDELSEGVYELRFYARPYFETFLLESGIHTIWDVIPLRCKITSSNEHYHVPLLVAPGGYSTYRGT; the protein is encoded by the coding sequence ATGGGCGGAAAACTCACGACGCATGTGCTGGATACGAGCCGAGGGATACCGGGAAGTGATATGAAGGTTGAACTGTACGTGATTCAGGAGAAGCAGGGAGTAGAGCAGGTTGTTTTGCTTGCTACCCGTTTCACGAATGCAGATGGACGCTTGGATCCTCCTTTTCTCGAAGATGAGCTGAGCGAAGGGGTGTATGAACTTCGTTTTTATGCCAGACCGTACTTTGAGACTTTTCTATTGGAAAGTGGAATACATACCATCTGGGATGTTATTCCGCTCCGATGTAAGATCACGAGCAGTAATGAGCATTACCATGTTCCCTTACTTGTTGCACCAGGGGGATACAGTACGTACCGGGGAACGTAA
- the pucL gene encoding factor-independent urate hydroxylase: MTYEAPKERTMYYGKGDVWVFRSYAKPLTGVKVIPESSFRGRGNVLFGMNIKVAVKGEQFITSFTEGDNSLIVATDSMKNFILRHAADYTGATVEGFLEYASRSFLETYPQMTGVRMSAEQVPFEEIEVGNTSGITASDLVFKYSHNESASAAFVLEREEDSINVAEHQSGVMNLRLIKVKGSSFSGFVRDEYTTLPETSDRPLFIFLNIHWKYTEIEDALDDTRGNYIDAEQIRDIAATVFHENNSPSIQSLIYLIGIRMLQNFSQLAEVSFESNNRTWETIVETVSEGPGSVFTEPRPPYGFQGFSMTREDLTAAQRNEAQQAGRV; the protein is encoded by the coding sequence ATGACTTACGAAGCGCCTAAAGAAAGAACAATGTATTACGGAAAAGGGGATGTATGGGTATTTCGTTCTTATGCCAAACCGCTGACGGGTGTGAAGGTGATTCCTGAATCTTCTTTTCGCGGGAGAGGGAATGTTTTGTTCGGGATGAATATCAAGGTAGCTGTCAAAGGAGAACAATTTATCACTTCTTTTACAGAAGGGGATAATTCTTTGATTGTGGCAACAGATTCTATGAAAAATTTCATTTTACGTCATGCTGCTGATTATACAGGAGCTACGGTGGAAGGTTTTCTCGAATACGCAAGCCGTTCTTTCCTTGAAACTTACCCGCAAATGACAGGGGTGCGAATGTCGGCAGAACAGGTTCCTTTTGAAGAGATTGAAGTTGGAAATACGAGCGGAATCACTGCAAGTGATCTTGTATTTAAGTATTCACACAACGAAAGTGCGAGTGCAGCATTTGTCCTTGAACGGGAAGAGGATAGCATTAATGTGGCAGAGCATCAAAGCGGTGTAATGAATCTTAGACTGATTAAAGTGAAAGGCAGCAGCTTTTCCGGTTTTGTAAGGGATGAATATACGACACTTCCGGAGACTTCTGACCGGCCATTGTTCATCTTTTTGAACATTCACTGGAAATACACAGAAATAGAAGACGCCCTTGATGACACCCGCGGTAATTATATCGATGCAGAGCAAATACGTGATATTGCAGCTACCGTATTCCACGAAAATAATTCTCCTTCCATTCAGTCGCTCATCTACCTCATCGGAATACGAATGCTTCAAAACTTCAGCCAGCTGGCAGAGGTATCCTTTGAATCCAATAACCGTACCTGGGAAACGATTGTCGAAACAGTATCAGAAGGTCCAGGATCTGTTTTCACAGAACCGCGTCCACCCTATGGTTTTCAAGGTTTCTCCATGACAAGGGAAGATCTTACAGCAGCACAGCGAAATGAAGCACAGCAAGCAGGCAGGGTCTAG
- the uraD gene encoding 2-oxo-4-hydroxy-4-carboxy-5-ureidoimidazoline decarboxylase: MQKQIRRCYSLNLTLKDINSFTKERYIESFGDLFEHSSWIAEAAYHKRPYDSLEQMYDFMVKEVEQSDNDKKMTLLCHHPDLGSRLTMSQHSVNEQIGAGLGTLPAAEQQELSRDNDRYKGKFGFPFIIAVKGKTPEDIREALKKRLEHTPEEEFRTALEQVYLISWYRLTSWMEQNMTEERV; this comes from the coding sequence ATACAAAAGCAGATTAGGAGGTGTTATTCACTGAACCTAACATTAAAAGATATAAATTCTTTCACTAAAGAGAGATATATCGAATCATTTGGTGATCTATTTGAACATTCATCATGGATTGCTGAAGCAGCTTACCACAAACGGCCTTATGATTCTTTAGAACAAATGTATGATTTCATGGTCAAAGAAGTGGAACAATCAGATAACGATAAGAAGATGACACTGCTCTGTCATCACCCGGATCTTGGATCACGTCTTACCATGAGCCAGCATTCTGTTAACGAGCAAATAGGAGCAGGACTAGGTACGCTGCCTGCCGCAGAGCAACAGGAACTTTCGAGAGATAACGACAGGTATAAAGGAAAGTTTGGGTTTCCTTTTATCATTGCGGTGAAGGGAAAAACGCCCGAAGATATCCGGGAAGCCTTGAAGAAGCGATTAGAGCATACGCCGGAAGAAGAATTTCGAACTGCACTGGAACAGGTTTATCTAATTAGTTGGTATCGCCTTACGTCTTGGATGGAACAAAACATGACAGAGGAGAGGGTATGA
- a CDS encoding PucR family transcriptional regulator yields the protein MQLTVNEALGIYPLSEAKLVAGAQGGGRVIKSVNVMDAPDIAEWIKAGELLFTTAFVMKDSEEDAVMLLRKLYERGCAGLGIKLGRFWEQIPSQIVEEANHLGLPLIELPFQFTFSDQMNALFKAEYERYTKTLQTVVEKQKKLMHFALNQDHKKEMFATLVSIIGYPIAVIGSRGHLLFASEETKDLNVQQGWPYKPMFQRVKWDHGSCYRVPITQKDEDFGFLLIYTDGAYVLKEEEELFQQAAEVLAYDMDMTYREHMNPTLQDEMCLVMKQYLERKMNSDELVRRSEGYGIQLFQGNYQCVLTTVEPEIFADGKLLKQIHRELQYNPMMQLTNSSHIKIDEGILSIYTCPAGKDYGEELSRFLLSRFEDIIEPGKTAGGSIPRFWISKMKYEPKSLREAYQECLDTRALAARFGMKEVALQFETLEFAYLFSYVPESVMENYCNKVLEPLQMEGGDPSQILMNTLEAFIENDGLINEAAKQLFVHRNTITYRMDKISTLLQMDLRKSNDLLKLKLVFTFRNYLQAHETNEATPKPHFAK from the coding sequence ATGCAGCTTACTGTTAATGAAGCCTTAGGTATCTACCCTCTCTCTGAAGCTAAATTGGTCGCAGGAGCACAGGGCGGGGGGAGAGTGATTAAATCGGTTAATGTAATGGACGCTCCCGATATTGCAGAATGGATTAAAGCCGGTGAACTGCTATTTACGACCGCCTTTGTTATGAAAGACAGTGAAGAAGATGCAGTGATGCTCCTTCGGAAGTTATACGAACGAGGATGCGCGGGCCTCGGTATAAAGCTCGGCAGATTCTGGGAGCAGATCCCCAGTCAAATTGTTGAAGAAGCCAATCACCTCGGACTCCCCTTGATCGAATTACCTTTTCAGTTTACGTTTTCTGACCAAATGAATGCCTTGTTTAAGGCTGAATATGAACGGTATACAAAAACACTGCAAACTGTGGTAGAGAAACAGAAAAAGCTCATGCATTTCGCCCTTAATCAGGATCATAAAAAAGAGATGTTTGCTACATTGGTTAGTATTATAGGTTACCCTATTGCGGTGATCGGTTCGAGAGGGCATTTATTATTTGCGAGTGAAGAGACAAAGGACCTGAATGTACAGCAAGGCTGGCCATATAAACCCATGTTTCAGAGAGTGAAATGGGATCATGGCAGTTGCTATCGTGTACCGATTACGCAGAAAGATGAAGATTTCGGCTTTTTACTAATATATACGGACGGGGCCTACGTTCTAAAAGAGGAAGAAGAACTGTTTCAACAAGCAGCGGAAGTTCTTGCTTATGATATGGATATGACTTACCGAGAACATATGAATCCAACCCTGCAAGATGAGATGTGCCTTGTGATGAAACAATATTTGGAACGGAAGATGAATTCGGATGAACTCGTGAGACGTTCAGAAGGGTATGGAATACAGCTATTCCAAGGAAATTATCAATGTGTGCTGACAACAGTGGAGCCCGAAATATTTGCTGATGGGAAACTGCTAAAGCAGATTCATAGAGAACTGCAATATAACCCGATGATGCAGCTGACAAACTCTTCACATATCAAAATAGACGAAGGTATTCTCTCGATCTATACCTGTCCTGCCGGAAAAGATTATGGTGAAGAATTGTCTCGTTTTCTTCTCAGTCGGTTTGAAGATATCATTGAGCCTGGGAAGACGGCAGGCGGTTCCATACCCAGATTTTGGATCAGTAAAATGAAATATGAACCTAAGTCACTTCGTGAAGCTTATCAAGAATGCCTGGACACCCGCGCACTTGCCGCTCGTTTTGGAATGAAAGAAGTTGCCCTTCAGTTTGAAACGCTTGAATTCGCTTATCTTTTTAGTTATGTCCCTGAATCTGTGATGGAAAATTACTGCAATAAAGTACTGGAGCCTTTACAGATGGAGGGCGGAGATCCAAGTCAGATTCTAATGAACACGCTTGAAGCATTTATCGAAAATGACGGACTCATTAATGAAGCAGCAAAACAATTGTTTGTACACCGTAACACAATCACTTACCGTATGGATAAAATCAGCACTCTCCTGCAAATGGACCTCAGAAAATCAAATGATCTTCTCAAACTCAAACTTGTATTTACCTTTCGGAACTATTTACAGGCTCATGAAACGAATGAAGCCACCCCTAAACCACACTTCGCGAAATAG
- a CDS encoding DMT family transporter, translating to MTLGIIIALIAGSFVAMQVVFNSRMGEHTGSWLTTTIVLGLGAIASLTISLLVEGTGGYHLENMKGWYWISGAIGVGVVFSLMQGIKFLGPTFSTSIVLTSQLSFALLWDSLGFFGLEKIELTMNKLIGVLVIIGGILVFKYGERLSQVRNSPKQSK from the coding sequence ATGACATTAGGTATTATTATAGCTTTGATAGCCGGCTCGTTTGTAGCAATGCAGGTTGTTTTTAACAGTAGAATGGGGGAGCATACAGGTTCCTGGCTTACAACCACTATCGTGCTGGGACTTGGAGCAATCGCTTCTCTTACAATAAGTTTACTGGTGGAAGGAACTGGCGGGTATCATTTAGAGAATATGAAGGGATGGTATTGGATCAGCGGAGCCATCGGGGTAGGTGTGGTATTTAGTTTGATGCAGGGCATCAAGTTTCTCGGACCTACGTTTTCGACATCCATTGTGCTGACGTCTCAGCTTAGCTTTGCGTTATTATGGGATTCTCTTGGCTTTTTTGGACTTGAGAAGATTGAACTTACGATGAATAAATTAATTGGCGTTCTTGTGATAATAGGGGGAATTCTTGTCTTTAAGTATGGGGAACGTTTAAGCCAAGTACGGAATTCACCAAAACAGAGTAAATAG
- a CDS encoding DMT family transporter — protein sequence MKGILFAILGGACITLQGIANTQISEDMGTWQAAAITQTTGFVIALIIMLCVREGNFGAIKKVNPLYITGGLMGAIIIFSEVTAIQKIGVTLTISALLIAQLSLTYLIDINGWFGVVKRKITIPQLLGIAMMILGVIILK from the coding sequence TTGAAAGGAATTTTATTTGCCATTTTGGGTGGAGCATGTATTACACTGCAAGGGATTGCGAACACCCAAATTAGTGAAGATATGGGGACCTGGCAGGCGGCTGCCATTACACAAACTACCGGCTTTGTGATTGCATTAATCATTATGCTGTGTGTGCGTGAAGGAAATTTCGGTGCGATTAAAAAGGTGAACCCTTTATATATAACGGGCGGCCTGATGGGAGCAATCATTATTTTTAGTGAAGTGACTGCGATCCAAAAAATCGGGGTAACCCTCACCATATCTGCCCTATTAATTGCTCAGCTGAGTCTCACTTATCTGATAGATATTAATGGTTGGTTTGGAGTAGTGAAACGGAAAATTACCATTCCTCAGCTGCTTGGGATCGCGATGATGATTTTGGGCGTTATTATTCTGAAGTGA
- the fumC gene encoding class II fumarate hydratase, which produces MDFRIEKDTLGEMKVPADRLWGAQTQRSKENFPIGQEKMPLEVIRAFAILKKSAAKSNLQLGKLSEDKAAAIVYAADEILSGRVDDHFPLVVWQTGSGTQSNMNTNEVIANLGNQWLAEQGKEERLHPNDHVNMSQSSNDTFPTALHVAGVIAVEDELLPAIQLLKGTLHQKSEEFMDIIKIGRTHLQDATPITLGQEISGWEAMLAKSERMIAASVESMKELAIGGTAVGTGINAHPKFGEMTAEEISKATGKNFTSAVNKFHALTSHDEVVYTHGAVKALAADLMKIANDVRWLASGPRSGLGEISIPENEPGSSIMPGKVNPTQSEALTMVVAQVMGNDASIGFAASQGNFELNVFKPVIIYNFLQSVQLLADSIRAFNDKCAVGIEPNREAIKQNLDNSLMLVTALNPHIGYENAAKIAKHAHKNGLTLKEAALASGLLTEEQFTEYVDPSKMIAPKA; this is translated from the coding sequence ATGGATTTCCGTATTGAGAAAGATACGCTAGGTGAAATGAAAGTTCCCGCTGATCGTTTATGGGGTGCGCAAACACAGCGCAGTAAAGAGAATTTTCCAATTGGTCAGGAAAAAATGCCGCTTGAAGTCATTCGTGCCTTTGCGATCCTTAAAAAAAGTGCTGCTAAAAGCAATCTTCAGCTTGGTAAGCTCTCAGAAGACAAAGCAGCAGCCATTGTTTATGCTGCCGATGAAATATTGTCTGGACGGGTAGATGATCATTTTCCGCTTGTTGTATGGCAGACCGGAAGCGGTACGCAGTCCAATATGAACACCAATGAAGTGATTGCCAATCTCGGTAATCAGTGGCTTGCTGAACAAGGCAAAGAAGAGCGCCTTCACCCGAATGACCATGTAAATATGTCACAGAGCTCGAATGATACATTCCCTACAGCACTTCATGTAGCAGGGGTGATTGCAGTAGAAGATGAACTGCTCCCAGCTATTCAATTGCTAAAAGGAACGCTCCATCAGAAATCAGAAGAATTTATGGATATCATTAAAATAGGTCGTACTCATCTGCAAGATGCAACTCCGATTACACTCGGGCAGGAAATCAGCGGCTGGGAAGCCATGCTTGCCAAAAGCGAGCGCATGATTGCGGCCAGTGTGGAATCGATGAAAGAGCTTGCGATCGGTGGAACTGCAGTAGGTACGGGAATTAATGCTCATCCTAAGTTCGGCGAGATGACAGCAGAAGAGATTAGTAAAGCAACAGGCAAAAACTTTACTTCTGCGGTGAATAAGTTCCATGCCCTGACAAGTCATGATGAAGTGGTCTATACCCATGGTGCTGTCAAAGCACTTGCTGCAGATCTCATGAAGATTGCAAATGACGTACGCTGGCTGGCAAGCGGACCACGCAGTGGTCTCGGAGAAATTTCGATACCAGAAAATGAGCCGGGAAGCTCCATTATGCCAGGAAAGGTCAATCCTACACAGAGCGAAGCCCTCACGATGGTCGTTGCACAAGTGATGGGAAATGATGCTTCCATTGGTTTTGCGGCCAGCCAAGGTAACTTTGAACTGAATGTATTTAAACCGGTTATTATCTATAATTTCTTACAATCGGTGCAGCTGCTTGCAGATTCCATTCGTGCTTTTAATGACAAATGTGCTGTCGGTATTGAGCCAAACAGAGAGGCGATTAAGCAGAACTTGGATAATTCCCTCATGTTAGTTACGGCACTCAATCCGCATATCGGTTATGAGAATGCAGCGAAGATTGCAAAACATGCACATAAGAACGGTTTAACCTTGAAAGAAGCGGCGCTTGCTTCTGGGCTTTTGACGGAAGAACAGTTCACCGAATATGTTGATCCATCAAAAATGATTGCTCCAAAAGCATAA
- a CDS encoding aldose 1-epimerase: MVQETNKAYEGTYGSYTAIILKSGPYEAKMIPEIGGNLVSFRDVERGHSYLREPGEDHAEELKENPGVYGIPVLFPPNRFEDGKFPWNGKVYQLPINEEATGNHLHGFMHYIPWQVVSYGTNEQESFVVVEQIVREGHEFYKYLPFEYTIRLRYTLSELGLQQQVTIINEGKESMPNLLAFHTAINAPFDETSEACDYKVKATIGQRYELNGRSLPTGNIQPLSKEEELLKTEGVNPYFEAMDNHYTSEPQNGRNYMELTNTKTGDTLVYDVGTSYKHWMIWNNNASNQFFCPEPQMNLVNAPNVTGKSNEEIGLIALEPGFVYEQVSRLYMVNRSQ, encoded by the coding sequence ATGGTACAAGAAACAAATAAGGCATATGAAGGAACATACGGAAGTTATACAGCTATTATTTTGAAGTCAGGTCCTTATGAAGCTAAGATGATCCCGGAAATTGGGGGGAATCTAGTTTCTTTTCGTGATGTAGAGCGAGGTCATAGCTATCTGAGAGAACCGGGTGAAGATCATGCAGAGGAATTAAAAGAGAACCCAGGAGTTTATGGAATTCCTGTATTATTCCCGCCGAATCGATTCGAGGATGGGAAGTTCCCTTGGAACGGTAAGGTATATCAGCTGCCAATTAATGAAGAAGCAACAGGCAACCATCTGCATGGATTTATGCACTACATACCGTGGCAGGTCGTAAGTTATGGGACTAATGAGCAGGAGAGCTTTGTCGTTGTCGAACAGATTGTACGAGAAGGACATGAATTTTATAAATATCTCCCGTTTGAATATACAATCCGTCTTCGTTATACACTCAGCGAGCTCGGACTTCAGCAGCAAGTGACCATTATAAATGAAGGCAAGGAATCCATGCCTAATTTATTAGCTTTTCATACGGCTATTAATGCGCCATTTGATGAGACAAGCGAAGCTTGCGACTATAAAGTCAAAGCGACGATTGGTCAGCGTTATGAGCTGAATGGCCGTAGTTTGCCAACAGGCAACATTCAGCCTTTATCTAAAGAGGAAGAACTCTTAAAGACAGAAGGAGTGAATCCTTATTTTGAAGCGATGGATAATCACTATACTTCTGAGCCTCAGAATGGACGTAACTACATGGAACTTACGAATACCAAAACAGGAGATACCCTGGTTTATGATGTAGGTACTTCATACAAGCACTGGATGATTTGGAACAACAATGCGAGTAATCAATTTTTCTGCCCAGAACCGCAGATGAATCTCGTTAATGCACCGAATGTAACAGGAAAATCAAACGAGGAAATCGGACTTATTGCACTAGAACCAGGTTTTGTCTATGAACAAGTAAGCCGTCTGTATATGGTAAACAGATCACAATAG